In Bacteroidota bacterium, a single window of DNA contains:
- a CDS encoding T9SS type A sorting domain-containing protein — protein MVDMTGDGGLGEVISKNNSVDIDSLCGGMTTVRHGNGRDWWLIIKGYSALGDSTFYEYLITPDTMIQKVINIGGNSWAGLGNLCFNKEGNKIAFVSFAGLIETFDFDRCTGVFSNSRIIRRQFQNNSLQFFGACFSPNSNLLYIADEMEVSRLFQLDLSSSNPFLNRDTLAVITTSRYGGGNLRLAPDNKIYWSIEWDPGGTFPYPYQSHMYSQYNMNLSVIENPDVVGAGCNLNLFSFYLGGKRTYWGLPNNPDYEMAPLWGSACDSLTNDIDKILENELIIYPNPFSDIIYFNSPEKFKKVSVYNGFGQIILDKRLNEKNELNLSEFSAGTYYLEFIYEKTVVRRKMIKMK, from the coding sequence GTGGTCGATATGACAGGCGATGGTGGATTGGGTGAGGTTATTAGTAAAAACAATTCAGTAGATATTGATTCATTATGTGGAGGGATGACAACTGTTAGGCATGGCAATGGAAGAGATTGGTGGTTAATTATTAAGGGATATTCTGCATTAGGTGATTCAACCTTTTATGAATATCTGATTACACCTGATACAATGATTCAAAAAGTTATAAATATAGGTGGCAATTCTTGGGCAGGTTTGGGTAATCTTTGTTTTAATAAAGAGGGAAATAAAATTGCTTTTGTCAGTTTTGCAGGTCTGATAGAAACATTTGATTTTGATCGTTGCACCGGAGTGTTTTCAAATTCAAGGATCATTCGTCGTCAATTTCAAAATAATAGTTTACAATTCTTTGGAGCTTGCTTTTCTCCTAATTCGAATCTGCTCTACATTGCAGATGAAATGGAAGTGTCTCGACTCTTTCAGCTTGATCTAAGTTCATCAAATCCCTTTTTAAACCGGGATACTCTTGCTGTTATTACCACTTCTCGATATGGCGGAGGTAATTTACGGCTAGCACCGGATAATAAAATTTACTGGTCTATTGAATGGGATCCGGGTGGAACTTTTCCTTATCCTTATCAATCACATATGTACAGTCAGTATAATATGAATTTGAGTGTAATTGAAAATCCAGATGTTGTTGGAGCCGGTTGTAATCTTAATCTATTTAGCTTTTACCTTGGCGGGAAGAGAACTTATTGGGGATTACCAAATAATCCTGACTATGAGATGGCACCCTTATGGGGTAGTGCATGCGATTCTTTGACGAATGACATTGATAAAATTTTGGAGAATGAATTAATTATTTATCCGAATCCATTCTCTGATATAATTTATTTTAATTCCCCGGAAAAGTTCAAAAAAGTAAGTGTTTATAACGGTTTTGGTCAAATTATTCTTGATAAAAGGTTAAATGAAAAAAACGAACTTAATCTTTCCGAATTTTCTGCCGGTACATATTATCTGGAATTTATCTATGAAAAGACTGTAGTTAGACGAAAAATGATTAAGATGAAATAA
- a CDS encoding ABC transporter ATP-binding protein: MIHAQGLFKKYDSLQVLKGIDLEIKQGEIVSIVGASGAGKSTLLHILGTLDNADSGILTIDGIEVTQLRDKKIAQFRNQKIGFVFQAHHLLPEFTALENIMMPALIGGSSKSDATQKAKALLNQLGLSDREEHRPSELSGGEQQRVAVARALINSPAVVFADEPSGNLDSASAKSLHQLFFDLRKSMNQTFVIVTHNNELADMADRKLTIKDGVCV, encoded by the coding sequence ATGATCCACGCCCAAGGCCTTTTTAAGAAATACGACTCACTTCAGGTACTTAAGGGTATTGATTTGGAAATCAAGCAAGGAGAGATTGTTTCCATCGTCGGGGCTTCAGGTGCCGGAAAGAGTACACTACTTCATATTCTCGGAACATTAGATAATGCCGATAGCGGAATTTTGACAATCGATGGAATCGAAGTCACACAACTGCGTGACAAAAAAATCGCTCAGTTCAGGAATCAGAAGATCGGTTTTGTTTTTCAGGCGCATCATTTATTACCAGAATTTACTGCTTTGGAAAATATCATGATGCCGGCTCTGATCGGCGGAAGTTCCAAATCAGATGCTACACAAAAAGCGAAAGCACTTTTAAATCAACTAGGGTTAAGTGACCGTGAAGAACATCGACCGTCTGAATTAAGTGGTGGCGAACAACAACGTGTTGCTGTTGCAAGGGCATTGATCAACTCCCCTGCTGTTGTCTTTGCTGATGAACCAAGTGGTAATCTGGATTCAGCTTCCGCAAAATCATTGCATCAACTTTTCTTTGATCTCCGTAAATCGATGAACCAGACTTTTGTGATCGTTACTCATAATAATGAGTTGGCGGATATGGCGGATAGGAAGTTGACTATTAAGGATGGGGTTTGTGTGTAA
- a CDS encoding cell division protein ZapA has product MGELLSIKVSIANRTYPLRITHEEQEKVLQAAENINKRIKDFEDNYAVKDKQDLLAMSALQFASEAMGASKQEKKASSDQEAIEQIEYLTLLVDEYLAQENSSK; this is encoded by the coding sequence ATGGGAGAATTACTGTCCATAAAAGTTTCCATTGCGAACCGCACTTATCCGCTCCGTATAACTCACGAAGAGCAGGAGAAAGTATTGCAGGCCGCTGAAAATATCAATAAGCGTATCAAGGACTTCGAAGATAATTATGCTGTCAAAGACAAGCAGGATCTCTTAGCCATGAGCGCCCTTCAGTTTGCAAGTGAAGCAATGGGAGCCTCAAAGCAGGAAAAAAAAGCCAGTTCAGATCAGGAAGCAATAGAACAAATCGAATACCTTACGCTTCTTGTCGACGAATATCTTGCGCAGGAAAATTCTTCTAAATAA